From Streptomyces sp. NBC_00370, a single genomic window includes:
- a CDS encoding TetR/AcrR family transcriptional regulator: MTEHPKRQQAAAGGTRRRGAVLEEAILRAAVDELTESGYAGLTMDKVAARAGTNKNALYRRWPNRLALGIAAYRQLVTTVQPPDTGELRADVLEWLRRANRHWSSPLGAILRELLGAAGGASELLGQLQDQSGEAAAAPWLTILGRAVARGEASPEALHPRVATVAVVLLRNEFVVRGVPAAPDDVLVEIVDEVYLPLVRRRGPESG; encoded by the coding sequence ATGACGGAGCACCCGAAGCGGCAGCAGGCCGCCGCAGGCGGGACGCGGCGGCGCGGTGCTGTGCTGGAGGAGGCGATCCTGCGCGCGGCCGTGGACGAGCTGACCGAGTCCGGCTACGCCGGGCTGACGATGGACAAGGTCGCCGCCCGGGCGGGCACCAACAAGAACGCCCTGTACCGCCGTTGGCCGAACCGCCTGGCGCTCGGCATCGCCGCGTACCGGCAGCTGGTCACCACCGTCCAGCCGCCCGACACGGGCGAGCTGCGCGCCGACGTCCTTGAGTGGCTGCGCCGTGCTAACCGGCACTGGAGCTCCCCGCTCGGCGCGATCCTGCGCGAACTGCTCGGCGCCGCCGGCGGCGCTTCGGAACTTCTCGGGCAGCTGCAGGACCAGTCGGGCGAAGCGGCTGCCGCGCCCTGGCTGACGATCCTGGGGCGCGCGGTCGCCCGTGGGGAAGCGTCCCCGGAGGCGCTGCACCCGCGGGTCGCGACCGTGGCCGTCGTCCTGCTGCGCAACGAGTTCGTCGTACGGGGGGTGCCTGCCGCGCCCGACGACGTCCTCGTGGAGATCGTGGACGAGGTGTATCTGCCGCTGGTGCGGCGGCGCGGTCCGGAGAGCGGCTGA
- a CDS encoding lysylphosphatidylglycerol synthase transmembrane domain-containing protein: MDRVLRRVPLRQIRQIACVIPILVIGLFVFQHWPVIADGGHQLLGANPYWLLVAVTVTGLGWVAVSFTRQGTVLEPLPAGRLLATQFAAGAANHLLPSGLGAGAVNLRFLKRCGVPLGRSSAALALYLLAESVGRIFLLAVLLLAFPDALRLDGLIPAGAVLPLAVTAGVVACAAVLVVAAVRPLRRIVRTFLTTALTDVRSLHTRPARAFALWGGSLAFPALQAAALVTVALALEMPVPVVHVAIAYLAASVAAAVIPTPGGLGSVDAALVVTLVTTGASVTLATSAVLGFRIITVWLPLVPGALVLGALVRWKVV; the protein is encoded by the coding sequence ATGGACAGAGTCCTGCGGCGGGTTCCGCTGCGTCAGATCCGGCAGATCGCCTGCGTCATCCCGATCCTCGTGATCGGTCTCTTCGTCTTCCAGCACTGGCCGGTCATCGCCGACGGCGGACACCAGCTCCTCGGGGCGAACCCGTACTGGCTGCTGGTGGCCGTCACGGTCACCGGTCTCGGCTGGGTCGCCGTGTCGTTCACCCGGCAGGGCACGGTCCTGGAGCCGCTGCCTGCGGGGCGGCTGCTCGCCACCCAGTTCGCCGCGGGCGCCGCCAACCATCTGCTGCCGTCCGGGCTCGGCGCGGGCGCCGTCAATCTGCGCTTCCTCAAACGCTGCGGGGTGCCGCTGGGCCGCTCGTCCGCCGCGCTCGCGCTGTATCTGCTCGCCGAGTCCGTCGGACGGATCTTCCTGCTGGCCGTCCTGCTGCTGGCGTTCCCCGACGCGCTGCGGCTGGACGGTCTCATACCCGCCGGGGCCGTCCTGCCGCTGGCGGTGACCGCCGGGGTGGTGGCGTGCGCCGCCGTGCTCGTGGTGGCCGCCGTACGGCCGCTGCGCCGGATCGTCCGTACGTTCCTGACGACGGCGCTGACCGACGTCAGGTCCCTGCACACCAGGCCGGCCCGCGCGTTCGCGCTGTGGGGCGGCTCGCTGGCGTTCCCCGCGCTCCAGGCGGCGGCGCTGGTGACGGTCGCGCTGGCGCTGGAGATGCCGGTGCCCGTGGTGCATGTGGCGATCGCGTACCTCGCGGCGAGTGTCGCCGCCGCCGTCATCCCGACGCCGGGCGGGCTCGGGTCGGTGGACGCCGCCCTGGTGGTCACGCTCGTCACGACGGGCGCATCGGTCACCCTGGCCACCTCCGCCGTGCTGGGCTTCCGGATCATCACGGTGTGGCTGCCGTTGGTGCCGGGGGCGTTGGTGCTGGGCGCGCTGGTGCGGTGGAAGGTGGTCTGA
- the groL gene encoding chaperonin GroEL (60 kDa chaperone family; promotes refolding of misfolded polypeptides especially under stressful conditions; forms two stacked rings of heptamers to form a barrel-shaped 14mer; ends can be capped by GroES; misfolded proteins enter the barrel where they are refolded when GroES binds) — protein MAKIIAFDEEARRGLERGMNQLADAVKVTLGPKGRNVVLEKKWGAPTITNDGVSIAKEIELEDPYEKIGAELVKEVAKKTDDVAGDGTTTATVLAQALVREGLRNVAAGANPMALKRGIEKAVEAVSGALLEQAKDVETKEQIASTASISAADTQIGALIAEAMDKVGKEGVITVEESQTFGLELELTEGMRFDKGYISAYFATDMERMESSLDDPYLLIVNSKIGNVKDLLPLLEKVMQSGKPLLIIAEDVEGEALSTLVVNKIRGTFKSVAVKAPGFGDRRKAMLNDIAILTGGTVISEEVGLKLENAGLDLLGRARKVVITKDETTIVDGAGESDQVAGRVNQIRAEIENSDSDYDREKLQERLAKLAGGVAVIKAGAATEVELKERKHRIEDAVRNAKAAVEEGIVAGGGVALLQASSVFEKLELDGDEATGANIVKLALEAPLKQIAVNGGLEGGVIVEKVRNLPIGHGLNAASGEYVDMIAEGIIDPAKVTRSALQNAASIAALFLTTEAVIADKPEKAGAAPAGGGMPGGDMDF, from the coding sequence ATGGCCAAGATCATCGCGTTCGACGAGGAGGCACGGCGCGGTCTCGAGCGCGGGATGAACCAGCTCGCCGACGCCGTCAAGGTCACCCTTGGCCCCAAGGGCCGAAACGTCGTCCTCGAGAAGAAGTGGGGCGCCCCCACGATCACCAACGATGGTGTTTCCATCGCCAAGGAGATCGAGCTCGAGGACCCGTACGAGAAGATCGGCGCAGAGCTGGTCAAGGAAGTCGCCAAGAAGACGGACGACGTCGCCGGTGACGGTACGACCACGGCGACCGTGCTCGCCCAGGCGCTCGTCCGCGAGGGCCTGCGCAACGTGGCGGCCGGCGCCAACCCGATGGCTCTCAAGCGCGGCATCGAGAAGGCCGTCGAGGCCGTCTCCGGCGCCCTGCTGGAGCAGGCCAAGGACGTGGAGACCAAGGAGCAGATCGCTTCGACGGCCTCCATCTCCGCCGCCGACACCCAGATCGGCGCGCTCATCGCCGAGGCGATGGACAAGGTCGGCAAGGAAGGCGTCATCACCGTCGAGGAGTCGCAGACCTTCGGTCTTGAGCTTGAGCTCACCGAGGGCATGCGCTTCGACAAGGGCTACATCTCGGCGTACTTCGCCACGGACATGGAGCGCATGGAGTCGTCCCTCGACGACCCGTACCTCCTGATCGTCAACTCCAAGATCGGCAACGTGAAGGACCTCCTTCCGCTGCTGGAGAAGGTCATGCAGTCGGGCAAGCCCCTGCTGATCATCGCGGAGGACGTCGAGGGCGAGGCGCTGTCGACCCTGGTCGTCAACAAGATCCGTGGCACCTTCAAGTCCGTCGCCGTCAAGGCCCCGGGCTTCGGTGACCGCCGCAAGGCCATGCTCAACGACATCGCCATCCTCACCGGCGGCACGGTCATCTCCGAGGAGGTCGGTCTCAAGCTTGAGAACGCCGGCCTGGACCTGCTGGGCCGTGCCCGCAAGGTCGTCATCACCAAGGACGAGACCACGATCGTCGACGGTGCGGGCGAGAGCGACCAGGTCGCCGGGCGCGTCAACCAGATCCGTGCCGAGATCGAGAACAGCGACTCGGACTACGACCGCGAGAAGCTCCAGGAGCGCCTCGCGAAGCTGGCCGGCGGCGTGGCCGTCATCAAGGCCGGCGCCGCGACCGAGGTCGAGCTCAAGGAGCGCAAGCACCGCATCGAGGACGCGGTGCGCAACGCCAAGGCCGCCGTCGAGGAGGGCATCGTCGCCGGTGGTGGCGTGGCTCTGCTCCAGGCTTCCTCGGTCTTCGAGAAGCTCGAGCTGGACGGCGACGAGGCCACGGGCGCGAACATCGTCAAGCTCGCGCTGGAGGCCCCGCTCAAGCAGATCGCCGTCAACGGTGGTCTTGAGGGCGGCGTCATCGTCGAGAAGGTCCGCAACCTGCCGATCGGTCACGGCCTCAACGCCGCGAGCGGCGAGTACGTGGACATGATCGCCGAGGGCATCATCGACCCCGCGAAGGTCACGCGTTCCGCGCTGCAGAACGCCGCCTCCATCGCGGCGCTGTTCCTCACCACCGAGGCTGTTATCGCCGACAAGCCGGAGAAGGCCGGCGCGGCCCCGGCCGGCGGCGGTATGCCGGGCGGTGACATGGACTTCTGA
- a CDS encoding cold-shock protein, producing MAQGTVKWFNAEKGYGFIAVDGGADVFVHYSAIQMDGYRTLEEGQRVEFEISQGQKGPQADMVKLAV from the coding sequence ATGGCTCAGGGCACCGTCAAGTGGTTCAACGCGGAGAAGGGGTACGGCTTCATCGCGGTCGACGGTGGTGCGGATGTATTCGTCCACTACAGCGCGATCCAGATGGACGGTTACCGCACCCTTGAAGAAGGTCAGCGAGTGGAGTTCGAGATCTCGCAGGGCCAGAAGGGTCCGCAGGCGGACATGGTCAAGCTCGCCGTCTGA
- a CDS encoding MoaD/ThiS family protein has translation MSVKVRIPTILRTYTGGQAEVPAEGANLSEVIQSLEANHPGIAARVLDDEGKLRRFVNVYVNDDDVRFEGGLETVTPEGAGISIIPAVAGGC, from the coding sequence ATGAGCGTCAAGGTCCGCATCCCCACCATCCTCCGCACGTACACCGGCGGCCAGGCCGAGGTCCCGGCGGAGGGCGCCAACCTCTCCGAGGTCATCCAGTCGCTGGAGGCGAACCACCCGGGCATCGCGGCCCGCGTCCTGGACGACGAGGGCAAGCTGCGCCGGTTCGTGAACGTGTACGTGAACGACGACGACGTGCGCTTCGAGGGCGGCCTGGAGACGGTCACCCCCGAGGGCGCCGGAATCTCCATCATCCCGGCGGTAGCGGGCGGTTGCTGA
- the thrC gene encoding threonine synthase, which produces MAVQTVQNTVDLGPAVALSCRECGERFDLGPIFACESCFGPLEVAYDLPSGTPEELKKRIAAGPNNIWRYAPLLPVPADVADHPNINPGFTKLVKADNLARELGITGALHVKDDSGNPTHSFKDRVVAIAVEAARAFGFTTLSCSSTGNLAGAVGAAAARAGFRSCVFIPHDLEQGKVVMAAVYGGELVGIEGNYDDVNRFCSELIGDPLGEGWGFVNVNLRPYYGEGSKTLAYEICEQLGWELPDQLVIPIASGSQLTKIDKGLKELIKLGLVEDKPYKIFGAQAEGCSPVSAAFKAGHDVVRPQKPNTIAKSLAIGNPADGPYVLDIARRTGGAVEDVNDEQIVDAIKLLARTEGIFAETAGGVTVGVTKKLIDAGLLDPTLTTVVLNTGDGLKTLDAVAPTTGPTATIKPSLDAFRSAGLAG; this is translated from the coding sequence ATGGCTGTGCAGACCGTCCAGAACACTGTCGACCTCGGACCCGCCGTCGCACTCTCGTGCCGCGAATGCGGAGAGCGATTCGACCTCGGCCCGATCTTCGCCTGCGAGAGCTGTTTCGGGCCGCTCGAAGTGGCGTACGACCTGCCGAGCGGCACCCCCGAAGAGCTGAAGAAGCGCATCGCGGCCGGCCCGAACAACATCTGGCGCTACGCCCCGCTGCTGCCGGTCCCGGCCGATGTGGCCGACCACCCGAACATCAACCCCGGCTTCACGAAGCTCGTCAAGGCCGACAACCTCGCGCGTGAGCTGGGCATCACCGGCGCCCTGCACGTGAAGGACGACTCCGGCAACCCGACGCACTCCTTCAAGGACCGGGTCGTCGCCATCGCCGTCGAGGCCGCCCGTGCCTTCGGCTTCACCACCCTCTCCTGCTCCTCCACCGGCAACCTCGCGGGCGCCGTCGGCGCCGCGGCGGCGCGGGCCGGTTTCCGCTCCTGCGTCTTCATCCCGCACGACTTGGAGCAGGGCAAGGTCGTCATGGCAGCTGTGTACGGCGGCGAACTCGTCGGCATCGAGGGCAACTACGACGACGTGAACCGTTTCTGCTCCGAGCTGATCGGCGACCCGCTGGGCGAGGGCTGGGGCTTCGTCAACGTCAACCTCCGTCCTTACTACGGCGAAGGCTCCAAGACGCTCGCCTACGAGATCTGCGAGCAGCTCGGCTGGGAGCTGCCCGACCAGCTCGTCATCCCGATCGCCTCGGGCTCGCAGCTCACGAAGATCGACAAGGGGCTCAAGGAGCTGATCAAGCTCGGTCTCGTCGAGGACAAGCCGTACAAGATCTTCGGCGCCCAGGCCGAGGGCTGCTCGCCGGTCTCCGCCGCCTTCAAGGCGGGCCACGACGTCGTACGGCCGCAGAAGCCGAACACCATCGCCAAGTCGCTGGCGATCGGCAACCCGGCCGACGGTCCGTACGTCCTGGACATCGCCCGGCGCACCGGCGGCGCCGTCGAGGACGTCAACGACGAGCAGATCGTGGACGCCATCAAGCTGCTGGCGCGCACCGAGGGGATCTTCGCCGAGACCGCGGGCGGTGTGACCGTCGGCGTGACGAAGAAGCTCATCGACGCCGGCCTGCTGGACCCGACGCTCACCACCGTCGTCCTGAACACCGGCGACGGACTGAAGACCCTCGACGCGGTGGCTCCCACGACCGGGCCGACCGCGACCATCAAGCCGAGCCTCGACGCGTTCCGCAGCGCCGGCCTGGCCGGCTGA
- a CDS encoding glucosyl-3-phosphoglycerate synthase yields MLEEVERWLTRRSWSASDRSLDQLLVAKATRGTTVSVVLPALDEEETVGEIVSVIRRELMEKVPLVDELVVVDSGSADRTGEVAAKAGARVVHRDEILPRLPALPGKGEVLWRSLLVTSGDVVCFVDADLKRFSADFVSGIVGPLLTDQDMHFVKAMYDRPLDGAAARPRGGGQGGRVGQGGRVTELVARPLLNLHWPLLAGFVQPLGGEYAVRRSLLEQLAFPVGYGVELGLLVDALHTVGLDALGQVDVGVRVHRHQDDRALGRMAAAIYRTAQLRLSRAHLVRPELTQFERGADGFVPRTYAVDTEERPPMREIVEYASRRAA; encoded by the coding sequence GTGCTGGAAGAGGTGGAACGCTGGCTGACCAGGCGTTCCTGGTCCGCCTCGGACCGCAGTCTTGACCAGCTGCTGGTGGCAAAGGCCACACGGGGTACCACGGTGAGCGTCGTGCTCCCCGCGCTCGACGAGGAGGAGACGGTCGGCGAGATCGTGTCCGTGATCCGGCGCGAGCTGATGGAGAAGGTGCCTCTCGTCGACGAGTTGGTGGTGGTCGACTCCGGTTCGGCGGACCGTACGGGCGAGGTGGCGGCGAAGGCCGGCGCGCGGGTGGTGCACCGCGACGAGATCCTGCCCCGGCTGCCCGCGCTGCCCGGCAAGGGCGAGGTGCTGTGGCGCTCGCTGCTGGTGACGAGCGGCGACGTGGTGTGTTTCGTGGACGCCGATCTGAAGCGGTTCTCCGCCGACTTCGTCTCCGGCATCGTGGGCCCGCTGCTCACCGACCAGGACATGCACTTCGTGAAGGCCATGTACGACCGGCCGCTGGACGGCGCGGCGGCGCGGCCGCGCGGCGGCGGCCAGGGCGGCAGGGTCGGCCAGGGCGGCAGGGTCACGGAGCTGGTGGCGCGCCCGCTGCTGAATCTGCACTGGCCGCTGCTGGCGGGCTTCGTCCAGCCGCTGGGCGGCGAGTACGCGGTGCGCCGCTCGCTGCTCGAACAGCTCGCGTTCCCCGTCGGGTACGGCGTGGAGCTGGGGCTGCTGGTGGACGCGCTGCACACGGTCGGGCTCGACGCGCTGGGCCAGGTCGACGTGGGGGTGCGCGTCCACCGGCACCAGGACGACCGGGCGCTCGGGCGGATGGCGGCGGCGATCTACCGTACGGCGCAGCTCCGGCTGTCCCGGGCGCATCTGGTGCGCCCCGAGCTGACGCAGTTCGAGCGGGGCGCGGACGGATTCGTGCCGCGCACGTACGCGGTGGATACCGAGGAGCGGCCGCCGATGCGGGAGATCGTCGAGTACGCGTCCCGTCGCGCGGCGTAA
- a CDS encoding alpha,alpha-trehalose-phosphate synthase (UDP-forming) — protein sequence MVSEQAAQVLVASNRGPVSYTLRDDGELEARRGGGGLVSGLSAIGPDTDAVWVCAALGEGDREAVRRTGGRLDQADTGDQRVRMLGIAPEVYADAYNAVANSTLWFVHHMLYQTPLEPAFGPEFRAQWASYEAYNRAFAEALADEAGDGAAVLVQDYHLALVPGMLRALRPDLRIGHFSHTPWAPVDYFRLLPDDIARQLLRGILGADRAAFLTHRWADAFTACCTELLGDTGKTRIGVHSLGADADFLRERAHRADVDDRIVSLREQIGEADGAPRKAIVRVDRTELSKNIVRGMLAYRQLLTDRPEWRGRVVHVAFAYPSRQDLAVYRSYTAEVQRVAEEINEEFGQEGWLPVVLHVEDDFARSLASYRLADVALVNPIRDGMNLVAKEIPVVSDNGCALVLSREAGAYEELGEDAVVVNPYDISATAAALHTALTMPDDERTQRTKRLAAAATALPPQRWFLDQLEALRALE from the coding sequence ATGGTCTCCGAGCAAGCCGCCCAGGTACTCGTCGCGTCCAACCGCGGCCCCGTCTCGTACACCCTCCGTGACGACGGGGAGCTGGAGGCCAGGCGCGGCGGGGGCGGGCTGGTCTCCGGCCTGTCCGCCATAGGCCCCGACACGGACGCCGTGTGGGTCTGCGCCGCGCTCGGCGAGGGCGACCGCGAGGCGGTGCGCCGCACCGGCGGCCGGCTCGACCAGGCCGACACGGGCGACCAGCGGGTACGGATGCTCGGCATCGCGCCCGAGGTGTACGCCGACGCGTACAACGCCGTCGCGAACTCCACGCTCTGGTTCGTCCACCACATGCTTTACCAGACCCCGCTCGAACCGGCCTTCGGCCCGGAGTTCCGCGCGCAGTGGGCGTCGTACGAGGCGTACAACCGCGCCTTCGCCGAGGCCCTGGCCGACGAGGCGGGCGACGGCGCGGCCGTGCTGGTGCAGGACTACCACCTGGCGCTGGTGCCGGGGATGCTGCGGGCGCTGCGGCCCGATCTGCGGATCGGCCACTTCTCGCACACCCCGTGGGCGCCGGTGGACTACTTCCGGCTGCTGCCGGACGACATCGCGCGCCAGCTGCTGCGCGGCATCCTCGGCGCCGACCGCGCCGCCTTCCTGACCCACCGGTGGGCCGACGCGTTCACCGCCTGCTGTACGGAACTGCTCGGCGACACCGGCAAGACCCGGATCGGGGTGCACAGCCTGGGCGCCGACGCCGACTTCCTGCGGGAGCGTGCGCACCGCGCGGACGTGGACGACAGGATCGTGTCGCTGCGGGAGCAGATCGGCGAGGCCGACGGCGCGCCGCGCAAGGCGATCGTCCGGGTCGACCGCACGGAACTGTCCAAGAACATCGTGCGCGGCATGCTCGCCTACCGGCAGCTGCTGACCGACCGCCCCGAGTGGCGCGGACGCGTCGTGCATGTCGCCTTCGCCTATCCGTCCCGGCAGGATCTCGCCGTCTACCGCTCGTACACGGCGGAGGTGCAGCGGGTCGCCGAGGAGATCAACGAGGAGTTCGGCCAGGAGGGCTGGCTGCCGGTCGTGCTGCATGTCGAGGACGACTTCGCCCGCTCGCTCGCCTCGTACCGGCTGGCGGACGTGGCGCTGGTCAACCCGATCAGGGACGGGATGAACCTGGTCGCGAAGGAGATCCCGGTGGTCTCCGACAACGGCTGCGCGCTGGTGCTGTCCCGGGAGGCGGGGGCGTACGAGGAGCTGGGCGAGGACGCGGTGGTGGTGAACCCGTACGACATCTCGGCGACGGCAGCCGCGCTGCACACGGCGCTGACGATGCCGGACGACGAACGCACGCAGCGCACGAAGCGCCTCGCGGCGGCGGCTACGGCACTGCCGCCGCAGCGCTGGTTCCTGGACCAGCTGGAGGCGCTGCGCGCGCTGGAGTGA
- the gap gene encoding type I glyceraldehyde-3-phosphate dehydrogenase, translating into MTRIAINGFGRIGRNVLRALLERDTDLDVVAVNDLTEPAALARLLAFDTTAGRLGRPVTVDGQTLVVDGRRITVLAERDPAQLPWAELGIDIVLESTGRFTSAKAARTHIEAGAKRVLVSAPADGADVTLAFGVNTDAYDPATHTVVSNASCTTNALAPLASVLDELAGIEHGFMTTVHAYTQEQNLQDGPHRDARRARAAAVNIVPTTTGAAKAIGLVLPQLDGKLSGDSIRVPVPVGSIVELNTTVARDVTRDDVLAAYRKAADGPLAGVLEYSDDALVSSDITGNPASAIFDSALTRVDGRHVKVVAWYDNEWGFSNRVIDTLELLAAG; encoded by the coding sequence ATGACTCGCATCGCCATCAACGGATTCGGCCGCATCGGACGCAATGTGCTGCGCGCGCTGCTCGAACGCGACACCGACCTCGACGTCGTCGCCGTCAACGACCTCACCGAACCCGCCGCTCTCGCGCGGCTGCTCGCCTTCGACACGACGGCGGGCCGGCTCGGCCGCCCCGTGACCGTGGACGGGCAGACCCTCGTCGTGGACGGCCGTCGCATCACCGTGCTCGCCGAGCGCGACCCGGCGCAGCTGCCGTGGGCCGAGCTGGGCATCGACATCGTCCTTGAGTCGACCGGCCGCTTCACATCGGCCAAGGCCGCCCGCACCCACATCGAGGCGGGCGCGAAGCGCGTGCTGGTCAGCGCGCCCGCTGACGGCGCCGATGTCACGCTCGCGTTCGGCGTCAACACCGACGCGTACGACCCGGCCACGCACACGGTCGTCTCGAACGCCTCGTGCACGACCAACGCGCTCGCGCCGCTGGCGTCCGTCCTCGACGAACTCGCCGGCATCGAGCACGGCTTCATGACGACGGTGCACGCCTACACGCAGGAGCAGAACCTGCAGGACGGTCCGCACCGCGACGCCCGCCGCGCCCGCGCTGCCGCGGTGAACATCGTGCCGACCACGACCGGTGCGGCGAAGGCGATCGGTCTCGTGCTGCCCCAGCTCGACGGCAAGCTCTCCGGCGACTCGATCCGGGTGCCCGTGCCGGTGGGTTCGATCGTCGAACTGAACACGACGGTCGCGCGCGACGTCACACGCGACGACGTGCTGGCGGCGTACCGCAAGGCGGCCGACGGGCCGCTCGCCGGCGTACTCGAATACTCCGACGACGCGCTCGTGTCGTCGGACATCACGGGCAACCCGGCGTCGGCGATCTTCGATTCGGCCCTCACCCGTGTCGACGGCAGGCACGTCAAGGTCGTCGCCTGGTACGACAACGAGTGGGGCTTCTCGAACCGCGTGATCGACACACTCGAACTGCTCGCGGCCGGCTGA
- a CDS encoding GlxA family transcriptional regulator, whose translation MPPPPLHHVAVLVLEGAKPLDVGIPAQVFTTRASMPYEVRMCGAAPGLVTGGDGLAYSVAHGLEALAWADIVFVPGYRHPDRDDPPPAVVEALVAAHARGARLAAISTGAFALAATGLLDGKRATTHWHYTQALAAKRPLVRVDENVLFVDEGSVLTSAGAASGIDLCLHILRGDLGVAASNHAARRLVAAPYRSGGQAQYVPRSVPEPLGERFAATREWALHRLGDPLTLEVLAGHARVSPRTFSRRFVEDTGYTPMQWVMRARIDVARELLERSQRSVEQIAVDVGLGTGANLRLHFHRVLDTTPSEYRRTFAQGDQRE comes from the coding sequence GTGCCGCCCCCGCCCCTGCATCACGTCGCCGTTCTCGTGCTCGAAGGCGCCAAGCCCCTCGATGTCGGTATCCCCGCGCAGGTGTTCACGACCCGCGCGAGCATGCCGTACGAGGTGCGGATGTGCGGCGCGGCGCCCGGTCTTGTGACCGGTGGTGACGGTCTCGCGTACTCCGTCGCCCACGGGCTCGAAGCGCTCGCCTGGGCCGACATCGTCTTCGTCCCCGGCTACCGGCACCCGGACCGCGACGACCCGCCGCCCGCCGTGGTCGAGGCGTTGGTCGCCGCGCACGCCCGGGGTGCGCGGCTCGCCGCCATTTCGACGGGTGCCTTCGCGCTCGCCGCCACCGGGCTGCTCGACGGCAAGCGCGCCACGACGCACTGGCACTACACGCAGGCGCTCGCGGCGAAGCGACCGCTGGTCCGGGTCGACGAGAACGTGCTGTTCGTGGACGAGGGCAGTGTGCTGACCTCGGCCGGCGCCGCGTCCGGCATCGACCTGTGTCTGCACATCCTGCGCGGCGATCTGGGGGTCGCCGCTTCCAACCACGCGGCGCGCCGCCTCGTCGCCGCCCCGTACCGCAGCGGCGGCCAGGCGCAGTACGTGCCGCGCAGTGTGCCCGAGCCGCTCGGTGAGCGGTTCGCCGCCACCCGGGAGTGGGCGCTGCACCGGCTGGGCGATCCGCTCACCCTTGAAGTGCTCGCCGGGCACGCGCGGGTGTCGCCGCGCACGTTCTCCCGGCGCTTCGTCGAGGACACCGGGTACACCCCGATGCAGTGGGTCATGCGCGCCCGCATCGACGTGGCCCGTGAGCTGCTCGAACGTTCGCAGCGGAGCGTCGAGCAGATCGCCGTGGACGTCGGTCTGGGCACCGGTGCGAATCTGCGGCTGCACTTCCACCGCGTCCTCGACACCACGCCGAGCGAGTACCGCCGCACCTTCGCCCAAGGTGACCAGCGGGAATAG
- the otsB gene encoding trehalose-phosphatase, with translation MGSNPHSLPHPTTAAGAEGLAALLARPGKAVVALDFDGTLADIVPDPEQARAHPRAVPALAALAPRVASVAVVTGRPAGVAVRYGGFAGVPGLDHLVVLGHYGAERWDAVTGTVRTPAPHPGVAAARAELPGFLDKFGAWRGTWIEEKGQAVAVHTRRAADPQAAFDALREPLAELADRHGLMLEPGRMVLELRPPGMDKGVALAEYVREVGAETVLYAGDDLGDLPAFAAVDRLRAEGHPGLLVCSGGTEVPEMTAGADLVLPGPGAVADFLADLAAAVAD, from the coding sequence ATGGGCAGCAACCCGCACTCCCTGCCGCATCCGACCACCGCCGCAGGCGCCGAAGGACTGGCCGCGCTCCTGGCCAGGCCCGGCAAAGCCGTCGTGGCGCTCGACTTCGACGGCACCCTCGCCGACATCGTCCCCGACCCCGAACAGGCCCGCGCGCACCCGCGCGCCGTGCCCGCACTCGCCGCCCTCGCGCCGCGCGTCGCTTCCGTCGCCGTGGTCACCGGCCGTCCCGCCGGGGTCGCCGTACGGTACGGCGGCTTCGCCGGCGTACCGGGCCTGGACCATCTCGTGGTCCTCGGCCATTACGGCGCCGAGCGCTGGGACGCGGTCACCGGCACCGTACGCACCCCGGCGCCGCATCCGGGCGTCGCGGCGGCCCGCGCCGAACTGCCCGGATTCCTCGACAAGTTCGGGGCCTGGCGGGGCACCTGGATAGAGGAGAAAGGCCAGGCGGTCGCCGTCCACACCCGGCGTGCCGCCGATCCGCAGGCCGCCTTCGACGCACTGCGCGAGCCGCTGGCCGAGCTGGCGGACCGGCACGGCCTGATGCTGGAACCGGGCCGGATGGTCCTAGAACTGCGCCCGCCCGGCATGGACAAGGGCGTCGCCCTCGCCGAGTACGTACGCGAGGTCGGCGCGGAGACGGTCCTGTACGCGGGCGACGACCTGGGCGACCTCCCGGCGTTCGCTGCCGTGGACCGGCTGCGCGCGGAAGGCCACCCGGGTCTGCTGGTGTGCAGCGGAGGCACGGAGGTCCCGGAGATGACGGCAGGCGCGGACCTGGTACTCCCGGGCCCGGGAGCGGTGGCGGACTTCCTGGCCGACTTGGCGGCGGCGGTGGCGGACTAG